The following proteins come from a genomic window of Bacteroidota bacterium:
- a CDS encoding 4Fe-4S binding protein: MTTQLAFVLLCVWIGLEFYLFVRWGTSGGTAAYVTRPPGSEGFLPISALISLKYWIQTGIVNQIHPAGLFIFVAILALGVLLKKAFCSWLCP, encoded by the coding sequence TTGACGACCCAATTGGCATTCGTCCTTCTCTGCGTCTGGATCGGGCTCGAATTCTATCTGTTTGTCAGGTGGGGAACATCCGGCGGGACGGCTGCCTACGTGACAAGACCTCCAGGCTCTGAGGGCTTCCTTCCGATCAGCGCCCTCATCAGCCTGAAGTACTGGATCCAAACCGGCATCGTCAATCAGATCCACCCGGCCGGCCTCTTCATCTTCGTGGCGATCCTGGCCCTGGGAGTGCTGTTGAAGAAAGCGTTCTGCAGCTGGTTGTGCCC